The following are encoded in a window of Roseimaritima ulvae genomic DNA:
- the pelA gene encoding pectate lyase → MPLRMLTTFVVLFAFSVPLHAGTPAEDLLRKPDNWFGSDAGRERLENVLSWQADAGDWPKNLDTTSKRFTGSKKKLAGTFDNGATCGELRLLARAYRVTDDQRYQQAFLRGFDHILAAQYPNGGWPQSFPLSEGYHRHITFNDNTMIRLMEFLRAAATGKDFAFLDEARRSAALQAVDRGIDCIVKCQVEVKGLPTVWCAQHHAETLIPVQARSYEHPSLSGAESAGILMFLMSLEEPSPEVIRAVEAGAAWFDAAKIEGYRYKRSESEPPLTRDPSASPLWARFYEIESNRPIFSDRDGVVKYNIEEIGSERRSGYSWYGGWGEKVLRAYDKWPHRTN, encoded by the coding sequence ATGCCTCTACGTATGCTCACCACGTTTGTTGTGCTCTTTGCGTTTTCCGTTCCGCTTCACGCAGGCACGCCCGCTGAAGACTTGCTCAGGAAACCGGACAACTGGTTTGGAAGTGATGCTGGTCGGGAACGCTTGGAAAACGTTCTTTCGTGGCAAGCCGACGCTGGAGACTGGCCGAAGAATTTGGACACGACCAGCAAAAGGTTTACTGGAAGCAAGAAGAAGCTGGCCGGGACCTTCGACAATGGGGCGACCTGCGGCGAATTGCGTTTATTGGCGCGAGCGTATCGTGTCACCGATGACCAGCGCTACCAGCAAGCGTTCCTTCGAGGGTTCGACCACATCCTTGCGGCCCAGTATCCCAATGGCGGCTGGCCACAGTCCTTCCCGCTCAGCGAAGGCTACCATCGTCATATCACATTCAACGACAACACGATGATTCGGCTGATGGAGTTTCTCCGTGCTGCTGCCACCGGCAAGGACTTTGCATTTCTCGACGAAGCTCGCCGCAGCGCCGCGTTGCAAGCCGTGGATCGGGGAATCGATTGCATCGTCAAATGCCAGGTCGAAGTGAAGGGCCTGCCCACCGTCTGGTGCGCTCAACATCACGCGGAAACGTTGATTCCCGTACAAGCCCGCAGCTACGAGCATCCATCGCTCAGCGGTGCCGAGAGCGCCGGGATTCTGATGTTCCTAATGAGTTTGGAAGAACCGAGTCCCGAAGTCATTCGCGCAGTCGAAGCCGGTGCGGCATGGTTCGACGCAGCCAAGATCGAAGGTTACCGCTACAAGAGGAGTGAATCGGAGCCACCGCTCACCAGGGATCCGTCGGCATCGCCGCTGTGGGCGCGGTTCTATGAGATCGAGTCGAACCGGCCCATTTTCAGCGACCGCGATGGGGTGGTGAAGTACAACATCGAAGAGATCGGCAGCGAACGCCGCAGCGGATACTCTTGGTACGGCGGTTGGGGCGAGAAAGTGCTCAGGGCCTATGACAAATGGCCACATCGCACCAATTAG
- a CDS encoding XylR family transcriptional regulator, producing MPRRSVALLIETSNSYSRGVLEGITQYIRHHERWSIFLPEQERGSRPPQWLGRWNGDGIIARIENDEIAAALRKAKVPVVDVSAARHLPDIPWVETDDDAIAELGVKHLLDRGFRNLAFCGDPGFNWSNWRRDKFRSLVESAGVAASIYDSLSRNDPKYSWNREKRGLAKWLQGLPRPIGIFACYDIQAQKLLEVCRELSIAVPEEIAVLGVDNDQLLCELADPPLSSIVCNTQRTGFEAAALLDRMMKGEQIDSAPVLVAPLGIQARQSTDILAIDDPDVVAALRLIRERALEGINVADVVRHVPLSRRVLESRFKKILGRSPHEELTRLKLERIKELLSETDLSLSEIARRTGFEHDEYMCVFFRKAEGIPPGQYRRKSF from the coding sequence ATGCCGCGACGAAGCGTTGCCCTGCTGATTGAAACGTCGAATTCGTATTCTCGCGGGGTGCTGGAAGGGATCACGCAGTACATTCGCCACCATGAACGCTGGTCCATTTTCTTGCCCGAACAGGAACGAGGCAGCCGACCACCTCAATGGCTTGGACGGTGGAATGGTGACGGCATCATCGCGAGGATTGAGAACGACGAGATTGCCGCCGCGTTGCGAAAAGCAAAGGTGCCCGTGGTCGACGTAAGTGCTGCTCGACACCTGCCGGATATCCCCTGGGTGGAAACCGACGACGATGCCATTGCCGAACTCGGCGTCAAGCATCTACTCGACCGTGGCTTTCGGAATCTGGCCTTTTGTGGCGATCCGGGCTTCAACTGGTCGAACTGGCGGAGAGACAAATTCCGCTCGCTGGTGGAGTCGGCCGGAGTCGCAGCAAGCATCTACGATTCGTTGTCACGCAATGATCCAAAGTATTCGTGGAACCGAGAGAAACGAGGCTTGGCAAAATGGCTACAAGGGCTGCCTCGCCCAATCGGGATCTTTGCCTGTTACGACATCCAGGCTCAAAAGCTGCTCGAAGTCTGCCGGGAACTGAGCATCGCGGTGCCAGAAGAAATTGCAGTGCTGGGTGTCGACAATGACCAGCTTCTGTGTGAACTTGCCGATCCGCCTTTGTCGAGCATCGTTTGCAATACACAACGGACGGGATTCGAGGCCGCGGCATTGCTGGACCGAATGATGAAGGGCGAACAGATCGATTCTGCGCCGGTCCTGGTCGCCCCGCTGGGCATTCAGGCTCGACAGTCAACCGACATTCTGGCCATCGACGATCCAGACGTCGTCGCTGCCCTGCGATTGATTCGCGAACGGGCGTTGGAGGGAATCAATGTGGCGGATGTTGTGCGGCACGTGCCGCTGTCGCGACGAGTTCTGGAAAGCCGTTTCAAAAAGATCCTTGGTCGGTCACCGCATGAAGAACTGACTCGTCTAAAACTGGAACGGATCAAAGAATTGTTGAGTGAAACCGATCTGTCGCTGTCCGAGATTGCGAGGCGGACGGGCTTTGAGCACGACGAATACATGTGCGTGTTCTTTCGCAAAGCAGAAGGCATACCACCGGGACAGTACCGGCGCAAATCGTTCTAG
- a CDS encoding Gfo/Idh/MocA family protein — translation MIGLGFGAEFIPIYQSHPGANVTAICRRNEAELNKSGDQFGIDKRYTDYDQVLADPDIDFVHINSPIPDHAWMSLKALDAGKHVMCTVPMATTIDECRQIVEKVKQTGLKYMMAETVVYSREFLYIKDLYDKGELGKIQHLAASHPQDMDGWPSYWEEMIPMHYATHVVSPCLGLVDGLAEYVSCFGSGTVRDDIAQKSGNAFALQSAHIKVKDSDLTAHVWRCLYDVARQYRESFDVYGTKRSFEWTLVENEPHVIHTAKRPEPEIPEKIEVPDFAHRLPAEIQKFTLPAEIHDTEHLSFVQGGGHGGSHPHLVHEFVSALLEDRDPRPNAVTSANWTCVGICAHESSTKGGEIVKLPEFTLG, via the coding sequence ATGATTGGATTGGGCTTCGGCGCTGAGTTTATTCCTATCTACCAATCGCACCCCGGCGCAAATGTCACCGCGATCTGCCGCCGCAATGAAGCGGAGCTGAACAAATCCGGCGATCAGTTTGGCATCGACAAGCGATACACCGACTACGATCAGGTGCTTGCTGACCCCGACATCGACTTTGTGCACATCAACAGTCCGATTCCGGATCACGCCTGGATGTCACTGAAGGCGCTGGACGCGGGTAAGCACGTGATGTGTACCGTGCCGATGGCTACGACGATCGACGAATGTCGACAGATCGTCGAGAAAGTCAAGCAGACGGGGCTGAAATACATGATGGCCGAAACGGTCGTCTATAGCCGCGAGTTTCTGTACATCAAGGACCTGTACGATAAAGGCGAACTCGGCAAGATTCAGCATCTGGCCGCCTCGCATCCGCAGGACATGGATGGGTGGCCCAGCTATTGGGAAGAGATGATTCCCATGCATTATGCAACGCACGTCGTCAGTCCCTGTCTGGGGCTGGTGGATGGGTTGGCGGAGTACGTGAGTTGTTTCGGTTCCGGCACCGTCCGCGACGACATCGCTCAAAAGTCGGGCAATGCTTTCGCGCTCCAGTCGGCTCACATCAAAGTGAAGGATTCCGATCTGACGGCCCACGTTTGGCGATGCCTGTATGACGTCGCTCGTCAATACCGCGAGAGCTTCGACGTTTACGGCACGAAGAGAAGTTTCGAATGGACTCTGGTCGAAAACGAGCCCCATGTGATTCACACGGCAAAGAGGCCTGAACCTGAGATTCCGGAGAAGATCGAAGTTCCAGACTTTGCGCATCGGTTACCCGCGGAAATCCAAAAGTTCACGCTGCCCGCCGAGATTCACGACACCGAGCACTTGTCGTTCGTCCAAGGCGGCGGTCATGGCGGCTCGCATCCTCACTTGGTGCACGAGTTTGTATCGGCTCTGCTGGAAGATCGTGATCCTCGCCCGAATGCCGTCACAAGTGCCAACTGGACGTGCGTCGGAATCTGTGCTCACGAATCGTCAACAAAGGGCGGAGAGATTGTCAAGTTGCCGGAATTTACGCTCGGCTAA
- a CDS encoding PVC-type heme-binding CxxCH protein gives MLRFTLVLLSLFPAMAFGDELKLLFMGDNGHHQPARRFQELAPVLAQRGIELKYTDRMEDINPDTLANFDGLVLYANIDEIEDGQAEALLKYVASGKGFIPLHCATYCWRNNRDIVALMGGQFQRHGGRVFTTQIATADHPIMKGYGSFSSWDETYVHHLHNEQNRTVLEYRVEGVQAEGNKREPWTWVRTHGKGRVFYTAWGHDQRTFSNPGFHNLVERGIRWACGDDPSKVPAFGDANRFVAPDMTPLRTDLAKFEYIDVGPKIPNYTPSRQWGTQGEPKTLMQKPLSSAESIKHFVTPENMAVRLYADERSFRAKPIAMTWDERGRLWVCETVDYPNQMGGNRDRIRICEDTDGDHVADKFTVFADGLSIPAAIVITHGGAVVQNGRETIFLKDTNGDDVADRRTTLITGWALGDTHGGVSNFRYGLDNWIWAMQGYNNSSPKFDGEQTQSFRQGFWRFKLSQSDPPKVTDLEFVRSTDNNTWGLGISEEGLIFGSTANGNPSTFVPIPNRYYESVRGWSPSTLHTIADSTKFDPITDNVRQVDHHGGYTAAAGHALYTARTFPQQWWNKTAFVCGPTGHLIGTFVLQPDGADYISTSPVNLLASNDEWSAPIMAEVGPDGAVWVIDWYNYIVQHNPTPHGFETGKGAAYESDLRDKKHGRVYRVVPTDDGSDKLHAFTSLADATNQQLAAQLKHPSFRWRLQAQRLLVERGADDVLEPLLAMLNDDSVDEIGLNVGVIHALHTLHGLGYLRLASQDQASSSVATGLKTALAHSSAGVRRNALAVLPRNEAGLAILLEHRGLFRDSNPQVRLQALLALADMPTSTEAGVLVAELASSENDQVLIDALTAASAKHAMSFLQQVTARQEAPAPAVDRITRRIAEHYAREKPDADGLQGVVANLSTAHPTLSVTILDGLASGLPTNYRIESNKSLDAAFVEAFEKGDSTLKGKLLRLASRAGTKALDQYADEIVESLVSIIEDQDASADKRGAAARDLIGFRANDEDAVETVVELLTPQTPSDVSEKLLASLRLSEAESGGEVIVEYLPFMTPGTKSTAIGVVLAKPAWAKSLLAAAEAKQFDLNELSLEQKQALRSFPDRRLRSQAEKLLAMGGGLPDADRDKVLKSLLHVTEATGDVEAGKVVFKKVCAACHQHGEMGHKIGPNLTGMAVHPKAELLTHIIDPSRNVEGNFRLFNVLTVDGKVVNGMLAGETRTSITIIDSQAKKFDVPREDIEELIASRKSVMPEGFEKQITEKELTDLLEFLTDTGPYIPLPLDKVATAISTKGLFSNTDTGPDRMIFPDWKPKVFKGIPFVLTDPQGKTQPNIVLLHGPYGPLPPQMPKSVSLPCGTSASAIHLLSGVGGWNHPFDTNKTVSMIIRLTYDDGDTEEHKLLNAVHFADYIRRVDVPGSEFAYALGNQQIRYLSVKPERDDTIKTIELVKGEDNSAPIVMAVTIER, from the coding sequence ATGCTCCGCTTCACGCTTGTTCTGTTGAGTCTGTTTCCTGCGATGGCGTTTGGAGACGAACTGAAGCTCCTGTTCATGGGTGACAACGGCCATCACCAGCCGGCTCGTCGGTTTCAGGAGCTTGCACCGGTGCTTGCCCAGCGCGGGATCGAGCTGAAGTACACGGATCGTATGGAAGACATCAATCCGGATACGCTCGCGAATTTCGACGGGCTTGTGCTGTACGCCAATATTGACGAAATCGAAGATGGTCAAGCCGAGGCGTTGCTCAAGTACGTCGCCAGTGGCAAGGGCTTCATTCCACTGCACTGCGCGACTTATTGCTGGCGAAACAATCGTGATATCGTCGCGCTAATGGGGGGGCAATTCCAGCGGCATGGCGGGCGGGTCTTTACGACACAAATCGCGACTGCGGATCATCCGATCATGAAGGGCTACGGCAGCTTTAGCAGTTGGGATGAGACCTATGTCCATCACTTGCACAACGAGCAGAACCGCACGGTTCTCGAATACCGCGTCGAAGGCGTGCAGGCCGAAGGCAACAAGCGAGAACCGTGGACGTGGGTTCGTACGCATGGCAAGGGACGCGTGTTCTATACCGCGTGGGGGCACGATCAAAGGACGTTTTCCAATCCCGGCTTTCACAACCTCGTCGAACGCGGAATCCGCTGGGCATGCGGTGACGATCCGTCAAAGGTGCCAGCCTTTGGTGACGCGAATCGATTCGTCGCGCCGGACATGACGCCGCTTCGAACAGATCTCGCAAAGTTTGAATACATCGACGTCGGCCCAAAGATCCCCAACTATACCCCCAGTCGCCAATGGGGAACGCAGGGTGAGCCCAAAACGCTGATGCAGAAACCTCTGTCCTCCGCCGAATCGATCAAACATTTCGTCACGCCCGAGAACATGGCCGTTCGCCTCTACGCTGACGAGCGAAGTTTTCGCGCCAAGCCGATCGCGATGACTTGGGATGAGCGTGGTCGTCTGTGGGTGTGCGAAACGGTTGACTATCCCAATCAAATGGGTGGCAATCGCGACCGCATCCGTATTTGTGAAGATACCGACGGAGACCACGTCGCGGACAAGTTCACCGTGTTTGCCGACGGACTCAGCATTCCCGCCGCCATCGTCATCACCCATGGTGGCGCGGTTGTCCAAAACGGCCGCGAAACGATCTTCCTGAAAGATACCAATGGCGACGACGTGGCCGATCGGAGAACAACCTTGATCACCGGTTGGGCTCTTGGTGACACGCATGGAGGTGTCAGCAACTTTCGCTACGGGCTCGATAACTGGATTTGGGCCATGCAGGGTTACAACAATAGCTCGCCCAAATTTGATGGCGAACAGACGCAATCGTTCCGGCAGGGCTTCTGGCGTTTCAAACTGTCCCAGAGCGATCCACCGAAAGTCACGGACCTGGAATTCGTTCGCTCGACGGACAACAACACATGGGGATTGGGGATCAGCGAAGAGGGCTTGATCTTCGGCTCGACGGCAAATGGCAACCCGAGCACGTTTGTGCCGATTCCGAATCGATACTACGAAAGCGTGCGTGGCTGGTCGCCTTCGACACTGCACACCATCGCCGACTCCACCAAATTCGATCCGATCACCGACAACGTCCGTCAGGTTGATCATCACGGCGGCTACACGGCTGCGGCAGGGCATGCGTTGTACACCGCACGAACCTTCCCGCAGCAATGGTGGAACAAGACAGCTTTCGTTTGTGGTCCGACGGGACACCTGATCGGTACGTTTGTATTGCAGCCCGACGGAGCCGATTACATATCAACCAGCCCGGTGAATCTGTTGGCCAGCAACGACGAATGGAGCGCCCCGATCATGGCGGAAGTCGGGCCGGACGGAGCGGTCTGGGTGATCGATTGGTACAACTACATTGTGCAACACAATCCGACGCCTCATGGTTTTGAAACCGGCAAGGGCGCTGCTTATGAAAGTGACCTACGAGACAAAAAACATGGCCGAGTTTATCGCGTCGTTCCGACGGACGATGGATCGGATAAGCTCCACGCTTTCACGAGTCTTGCCGATGCCACGAATCAGCAGTTGGCCGCACAGCTTAAGCATCCGTCATTCCGTTGGCGACTACAGGCACAGCGGTTGCTGGTTGAACGCGGTGCGGACGATGTGCTGGAACCGTTGTTGGCGATGCTGAATGATGATTCCGTTGACGAAATCGGATTGAACGTCGGTGTGATCCACGCCTTGCACACGCTGCATGGTTTGGGATACCTCCGACTCGCCTCGCAGGATCAGGCGTCAAGCTCCGTCGCAACGGGGCTGAAGACTGCGCTCGCTCATTCATCGGCGGGAGTGCGCCGCAACGCGCTTGCGGTGCTGCCGCGGAACGAAGCCGGATTGGCGATCTTGCTGGAACACCGTGGCTTGTTTCGCGACAGCAACCCGCAAGTACGGTTGCAGGCGCTTCTGGCACTCGCCGACATGCCGACATCTACGGAGGCCGGCGTTCTGGTGGCCGAACTGGCGTCCAGCGAAAACGATCAAGTCCTAATCGATGCCCTGACGGCTGCGTCGGCGAAGCATGCGATGTCTTTCCTACAGCAAGTCACCGCTCGCCAAGAAGCACCCGCCCCGGCCGTCGATCGCATTACACGGCGAATCGCAGAGCACTATGCTCGTGAGAAACCGGACGCGGATGGTTTGCAGGGTGTCGTCGCAAATCTTTCCACGGCACACCCCACACTATCGGTAACGATTCTGGACGGATTGGCGAGCGGTTTGCCGACGAACTACCGAATTGAGTCGAACAAGTCGCTGGACGCGGCGTTTGTGGAAGCGTTTGAAAAGGGTGACAGCACCTTGAAAGGAAAACTGTTGCGTCTGGCATCGCGAGCAGGCACCAAAGCCCTTGATCAGTACGCCGACGAGATCGTTGAATCTTTGGTCTCCATCATCGAAGACCAGGACGCCTCTGCTGACAAACGCGGTGCCGCCGCACGAGACCTGATTGGTTTTCGTGCGAACGACGAGGATGCCGTCGAGACGGTTGTCGAACTGCTCACACCACAGACGCCTTCCGATGTTTCGGAAAAACTTCTCGCTTCGTTACGTCTCAGCGAAGCGGAATCCGGCGGTGAAGTGATTGTCGAGTACCTGCCATTCATGACGCCCGGCACAAAGTCCACTGCTATCGGTGTCGTTCTTGCCAAACCGGCGTGGGCGAAGTCTCTGCTGGCGGCAGCCGAAGCGAAACAGTTCGACTTGAACGAACTGTCGCTGGAACAAAAACAAGCTTTGAGGTCGTTCCCTGATCGAAGACTTCGGTCTCAGGCCGAAAAGTTGCTCGCGATGGGCGGTGGTTTGCCGGACGCTGATCGCGACAAGGTTTTGAAGTCGTTGTTACATGTGACCGAGGCAACAGGCGATGTCGAAGCCGGAAAAGTTGTCTTCAAGAAGGTCTGTGCGGCCTGCCATCAACATGGCGAGATGGGGCACAAGATCGGTCCCAACCTGACGGGCATGGCCGTGCACCCCAAAGCTGAACTGCTGACGCACATCATCGACCCATCACGTAACGTCGAAGGCAATTTTCGACTGTTCAACGTGCTGACTGTAGACGGGAAAGTCGTCAACGGAATGCTGGCCGGCGAAACGAGAACGTCGATCACGATTATCGATTCGCAGGCCAAAAAGTTTGATGTTCCCCGTGAAGACATTGAGGAACTGATCGCTTCTCGAAAGTCCGTCATGCCCGAGGGCTTCGAAAAGCAAATCACTGAAAAGGAATTGACGGACTTGTTGGAGTTCCTAACCGATACCGGTCCCTATATTCCGTTGCCTCTGGATAAAGTCGCGACCGCCATCAGCACGAAGGGGCTGTTTAGCAACACGGATACCGGTCCGGACCGCATGATCTTTCCTGACTGGAAACCGAAAGTGTTTAAGGGCATTCCGTTCGTGCTGACCGATCCGCAAGGAAAAACGCAACCCAATATCGTGTTACTGCACGGGCCCTACGGACCGTTGCCGCCCCAGATGCCCAAATCGGTTTCGCTGCCGTGTGGAACGTCTGCTTCGGCGATTCATTTACTCAGTGGTGTTGGCGGCTGGAATCATCCGTTTGACACCAACAAAACGGTCTCGATGATCATTCGGCTGACCTACGACGATGGCGATACGGAAGAGCACAAACTGCTCAACGCGGTCCACTTCGCCGACTACATTCGGCGAGTGGACGTACCGGGCAGCGAGTTTGCTTACGCGCTAGGAAATCAGCAGATTCGCTACTTAAGCGTCAAGCCAGAACGCGACGACACGATCAAGACGATCGAACTGGTGAAGGGGGAAGACAATAGCGCCCCGATCGTCATGGCCGTCACCATCGAGCGATGA
- a CDS encoding REP-associated tyrosine transposase, which translates to MTSERYRITDDAHVYFVTYSIVEWLPVFVSEKACRIVTDSLNFCHQKKHLRTNAFVIMPTHLHAIFFDAQFNNERLKRSLTDFRKFTGRTLSDFCGSHMPKCFTETLKAAATADRERRFWQPSRHPVALQTEPFWRQKLDYLHENPCRKGLVKRAADWRFSSAAYFVSDRAEQCDVEISAIDW; encoded by the coding sequence ATGACGAGCGAACGCTACCGCATCACCGATGACGCTCACGTTTACTTCGTGACGTACAGCATCGTCGAGTGGCTTCCGGTGTTTGTCTCGGAAAAGGCCTGCCGGATCGTTACCGACAGCTTGAATTTCTGTCATCAGAAGAAACACCTGCGCACGAATGCGTTTGTCATCATGCCGACTCATCTGCATGCCATCTTTTTCGATGCACAATTCAACAATGAACGCCTGAAACGATCGCTGACGGACTTTCGAAAATTCACAGGGCGGACGCTGAGCGATTTTTGTGGCAGCCACATGCCGAAGTGCTTTACGGAAACGCTAAAGGCTGCGGCCACGGCCGATCGTGAACGACGGTTCTGGCAGCCGAGCCGACATCCCGTTGCTTTACAGACGGAGCCGTTTTGGAGGCAGAAGCTGGATTATCTGCACGAGAATCCGTGCCGCAAAGGGCTCGTCAAGCGAGCGGCTGATTGGCGGTTTTCGTCGGCCGCGTATTTCGTTTCGGATAGAGCGGAACAGTGTGATGTGGAGATTAGCGCGATAGATTGGTGA
- a CDS encoding PDZ domain-containing protein, whose translation MFIDGQNQRMARYPNYDASKKAEPYQGFAADAFSKQRAANWADPAGGYIHAMHRAGWGGYHYLITGKDADGDVTYEGGWQNNRKMGMHKDHRMVENIFEELDAPGEWFHNAKTSTLYYKPNPGTDLSKVKVEVVRLRHLIEFQGAEKAPVRFITLQGFAVRHAARTFMDCKEQLLRSDWAIYRGGAFMLTGTEDVSILDCEFDQVGGNAVFVNNYNRRVLVKGCHIHDTGASGVCFVGDPDAVRDPLFEYGQKNDLATIDRTPGPKTNNYPAQSAVEDCLIHGIGRVERQPAGVQIEMASEITVRDCSVYDTARAGVNIGDGAWGGHLIERCDVFDTVLETHDHGSFNSWGRDRYWRSDHLTASQKAVDADPNLPFLDAMKTTVIRDSRWRCDHGWDIDLDDGSSNYDIYNNLMLNKGLKLREGFRRHAWNNVMPIGTLHPHVWFQRSRDQVHSNIMAERYHTARMNEPYTEGTLVDRNLFDSQDRGILEHSAKLGWDENSVLAEPMYVDPAKGDFRVKEGSPALKLGFKNFSMDQFGVKKPALKAIAKTPEIPSLEASATPGTRRSGPPVGASPLKMVWLGATLKDLKGEEFSAFGVSKEAGGMALVDVPSASAAEKAGLQVGDLIQGIGRAPVSNVEQLFRVVARNNSDSVKLKVVRNQKPMEISAVPESTVVIETADRPDRFRELPVPAALGQQVVANRNTNNDPLSTLTDGKLARGFGPVFSNRVFNGAYKLDLGSVKPVTAVTSWSFNQGGTRAAQKLTIYGSDAEQDPGWDMSKFTPLGTIHTGPNDSPFLAASLRAVNETTLGNFRWIVWRVSPVSDLGGGENTAFQELAVSGQ comes from the coding sequence TTGTTCATCGACGGCCAGAACCAGCGGATGGCACGCTATCCGAATTATGATGCGTCAAAAAAGGCGGAACCCTATCAAGGCTTTGCGGCCGATGCGTTCTCGAAGCAACGCGCCGCGAACTGGGCGGATCCGGCCGGCGGTTATATCCACGCCATGCATCGCGCGGGGTGGGGAGGATACCACTACCTGATCACCGGAAAGGACGCGGACGGTGACGTGACCTACGAAGGTGGTTGGCAGAACAATCGCAAAATGGGAATGCACAAAGACCATCGGATGGTCGAGAACATTTTCGAGGAACTCGACGCGCCCGGCGAATGGTTTCACAACGCGAAGACCTCAACGCTCTACTACAAACCCAACCCCGGTACCGATCTCTCAAAGGTCAAGGTCGAGGTCGTGCGTCTTCGGCATCTGATTGAGTTTCAGGGTGCGGAGAAAGCGCCCGTCAGGTTTATCACTCTGCAGGGCTTTGCCGTTCGGCATGCGGCACGCACCTTCATGGACTGCAAAGAGCAATTACTGCGCAGCGATTGGGCGATCTATCGCGGTGGTGCCTTCATGCTGACGGGCACCGAGGACGTGAGTATTCTGGATTGCGAGTTCGATCAGGTCGGTGGCAATGCAGTCTTCGTGAACAATTACAACCGCCGCGTGCTCGTAAAGGGATGTCACATTCATGACACGGGTGCCAGCGGCGTCTGCTTCGTGGGCGATCCCGACGCCGTCCGTGACCCGCTGTTCGAATACGGCCAGAAGAATGATCTGGCGACGATCGATAGAACGCCGGGGCCCAAAACGAATAACTATCCGGCTCAGTCCGCAGTGGAAGATTGCCTGATTCATGGCATCGGCCGCGTTGAGCGGCAGCCGGCGGGCGTGCAGATCGAAATGGCTTCGGAGATTACGGTGCGGGACTGCTCGGTGTACGACACCGCTCGGGCCGGTGTCAACATCGGCGACGGAGCGTGGGGTGGTCATCTGATCGAACGCTGCGACGTGTTTGATACCGTGCTGGAGACGCACGACCACGGTTCATTCAATTCCTGGGGACGCGACCGCTATTGGCGTTCCGATCACCTGACGGCTTCGCAGAAGGCGGTCGACGCCGATCCGAACCTGCCGTTTCTCGACGCGATGAAGACCACCGTGATCCGTGACAGCCGCTGGCGTTGCGACCATGGCTGGGACATCGACCTGGACGATGGCTCGAGCAACTACGACATCTACAACAACCTGATGCTTAACAAGGGCTTGAAGCTTCGCGAGGGATTTCGTCGGCACGCGTGGAACAATGTGATGCCGATCGGAACGCTACACCCACACGTCTGGTTCCAGCGCAGCAGGGATCAGGTACACAGCAACATCATGGCAGAGCGATATCACACCGCCCGCATGAACGAGCCCTACACCGAGGGAACTTTGGTCGACCGCAACCTGTTCGATTCCCAGGACCGCGGAATCCTCGAGCATTCCGCGAAGCTCGGCTGGGACGAGAACTCGGTACTTGCCGAACCCATGTACGTCGATCCCGCCAAGGGAGATTTTCGAGTCAAAGAGGGCTCGCCGGCGCTGAAGCTCGGCTTCAAGAACTTTTCGATGGATCAGTTCGGCGTCAAGAAGCCAGCGCTCAAAGCGATCGCAAAGACACCCGAGATTCCATCGCTCGAAGCATCCGCCACTCCGGGCACAAGACGCTCTGGGCCGCCAGTCGGTGCGAGTCCCCTGAAGATGGTTTGGCTCGGTGCCACGCTGAAGGATCTGAAGGGCGAAGAGTTTTCCGCTTTCGGCGTCAGCAAAGAAGCGGGCGGGATGGCACTTGTCGATGTTCCCAGCGCATCCGCGGCGGAAAAAGCTGGCTTGCAGGTTGGTGATTTGATTCAAGGCATCGGTAGGGCGCCGGTTTCAAATGTTGAGCAATTGTTCCGGGTCGTCGCACGTAACAACTCCGATTCAGTAAAGCTGAAGGTTGTACGCAACCAGAAGCCGATGGAAATCTCGGCCGTTCCGGAATCCACGGTGGTGATCGAAACGGCCGACCGTCCGGATCGGTTCAGGGAACTGCCGGTACCAGCTGCTTTGGGCCAGCAGGTAGTTGCCAACCGGAACACGAACAATGACCCGCTGAGTACGCTGACCGACGGAAAACTTGCTCGCGGCTTCGGGCCAGTTTTCTCCAACAGGGTGTTCAACGGCGCTTACAAGCTGGATCTAGGCAGCGTGAAGCCGGTGACGGCGGTTACAAGCTGGTCGTTCAATCAGGGCGGCACGCGAGCGGCTCAGAAACTGACCATCTACGGCAGCGACGCGGAGCAAGATCCTGGTTGGGACATGAGCAAGTTCACGCCGCTGGGCACGATTCATACCGGCCCAAACGATTCACCGTTCCTCGCAGCGTCTCTTCGCGCTGTGAACGAAACCACTCTGGGCAACTTCCGCTGGATTGTCTGGCGAGTTTCTCCAGTGTCCGATCTTGGCGGCGGCGAGAACACGGCCTTTCAGGAACTGGCCGTGTCGGGGCAGTGA